Sequence from the Aromatoleum petrolei genome:
GCGTTCTTTTCGAAATCGCGGGCGGGATTGCTCGCGGCGAGTTCGGACAACTTGGCACCAATCTCGTCGAGGAAGCGGGGGCCTGCCATGTAGATACCTCTGGGGCGTAAGCGAAGGGCAAAAGTCTAGCACGGGCGCGGATGCGAGTACGGACGAGCGCCTGCCGCGCCCCATTCCGGTGAGCGGCCCGGCCACCGGGGGCGTCACGCACCACGAAATCGACTAGAACGCACCATGGAGGTGCATTTCGTGCGCAGGCACTCTGCTGCAAGTGCACAAAACCCCGCACCCGGCGCCTCTTCGAAACGCCATTTCTTTTTATAAACAATATTTTGTGCAGCCTTTTCGGCAACTTGGCACGCCGCGTGCAAAGGAGGACTCACCAGCAATCAAACGCCAACCATCAAGGAGCAGCACCATGCACAAGCGCATCATCGCCCTGGCCGTTGCAGCAGCCCTCCCGCTGATCTCCCCCGTGGCCGCCGCCGGCGACAGCCCGATCGCCGCGAACGTCGCCCTCGTCTCCGACTATGCCTACCGCGGCATCAGCCAGACCGACGAGAAGCCGGCGCTGCAGGGCGGGTTCGATTACGCGCACTCGAGCGGCCTGTACGTCGGCGTGTGGGGCTCGAACGTGTCCTGGCTGAGCGACCTCGAGCGTGGTACCGGCGAGAACTCGGGTAACAGCCTCGAACTGGACGTCTACGGCGGCTACAAGGGCACGATCGGCGACATCGGCTACGACGTCGGCCTGCTGCAGTACGTCTATCCGGGCGAGTTCGACTCGGGCTGGCGCAACACGATCGGCCTGAAGAACCCGAACACGCTGGAAGGCTACCTCGGCCTGTCGTGGCAGTTCCTGTCGTTCAAGTACTCGAACTCCTTCACCAAGCTGTTTGGCGCACCGGACTCCAAGGGCAGCCAGTATTTCGACCTCACGGCCGCCTACGAGGTGATCCCCGGCACGACGCTCAATGCCCACGTCGGCCACCAGATGATCGCCGGCCCGGCCGAGTCCTACTCCGACTGGAAGGTCGGCGTGAGCCAGTCCGTCGCGGGCGTCACGCTGGGCCTGCACTACGTGGATACCAACATGAAGGACAAGCGCGACTTCGACGCCGACGGCCGCTACGTCGTGAGCCTGAGCAAGACCTTCTGAGCCCGCAACGCCGCGGGGCCGCCGCCCCGCAAGACTGAAAGGAAACCATCATGAAATTCGTCACCGCCATCATCAAGCCCTTCAAGCTCGACGAAGTGCGCGAGGCCCTCTCGGCGATCGGCGTGCAGGGCATCACCGTCACCGAGGTCAAGGGCTTCGGCCGCCAGAAGGGTCACACCGAGCTGTACCGCGGCGCCGAGTACGTCGTCGACTTCCTGCCCAAGGTGAAGATCGAGGCCGCGATCGCCACGGAACTGCTCGAACAGGTCATCGAGGCGATCGAGAAGTCCGCCGCGACCGGCAAGATCGGCGACGGCAAGATCTTCGTCTTCGACCTCGAGCAGGCCATCCGCATCCGCACCGGCGAAACGGGCGCCGACGCGCTGTAAGGGAGAACATCATGAAAAAACTGTTTGCTGTCCTGCTTGCGGTGTGCGCACTCGGCTTCGCCGGGCTCGCCGGCGCCGAGGATGCCCCGGCCGCGGCCGAGGCCGTCACCGCGATCGCCGACGCGGCCGCGCCGGAAGCCGCCGCCGCGCCCGCCCCCACGGTCAACAAGGGCGACACCGCCTGGATGCTGACCTCCACCGCGCTCGTCGCCTTCATGGTGATCCCCGGCCTCGCGCTGTTCTATGGCGGCCTGGTGCGCTCGAAGAACATGCTGTCGGTGCTGATGCAGGTCTTCGTGATCTTCTCGCTGATGATCGTGCTGTGGTTCGTCTACGGCTACAGCCTCGCCTTCACCGAGGGCAACGCCTTCATCGGCGGGCTATCGAAGGCCTTCCTCAGCGGCGTGACGGTCGACTCCATGGCCGCGACCTTCAGCAAGGGCGTCGCGATCCCCGAGTTCGCCTACATCATCTTCCAGGCGACCTTCGCGGCGATCACCCCGGCGCTGATCGTCGGCGCCTTCGCCGAGCGCATGAAGTTCTCCGCGGTGCTGCTGTTCATGGTGCTGTGGTTCACCTTCTCCTACCTGCCGATGGCCCACATGGTGTGGTACTGGGCCGGCCCGGACGCCTACACCGACGCCGCCGCCGGTGACGCGGCCGCCGCGACCGCAGGCTTCCTGTTCCAGAAGGGCGCGCTCGACTTCGCCGGCGGTACCGTGGTGCACATCAACGCGGCGATCGCGGGCCTCGTGGGCGCCTTCATGATCGGCAAGCGCATCGGCTACGGCCGCGAATCGATGGCCCCGCACTCGCTGACGCTGACCATGGTCGGTGCCTCGATGCTGTGGATCGGCTGGTTCGGCTTCAACGCCGGCTCCAACCTCGAAGCCAACGGCCTCGCAGCGCTCGCCTTCCTCAATACGATGGTCGCGACCGGCATGGCGGCGATGTCGTGGATGGTTGCGGAATGGCTGATGAAGGGCAAGCCCTCACTGCTGGGTGCGGCCTCGGGCGCGGTGTCGGGCCTCGTGGCGATCACCCCGGCCTGCGGCTGGGTCGGCCCGATGGGCGCGCTGGTGATCGGGCTCCTCGCCGGCGTGATCTGCCTGTGGGGCGTGAATGGCCTCAAGCGCATGCTCGGCGCCGACGACGCGCTCGACGTGTTCGGCGTGCATGGCGTGGGCGGCATCCTCGGTGCGATCCTGACCGGCGTGTTCGCCAACCCGGAGCTCGGCGGTGTCGGCGTGTATGACTACGTCGCCAACGCGGCTGCCCCGTTCTCGACCTCCGCACAGGTCACCAGCCAGGTCTGGGGCGTGGTGGTCGCGATCGTGTGGTCGGGCGTCGTGTCGGTGGTCGCCTACAAGATCGTCGATGTGCTGATCGGCCTGCGCGTGCCAGAGGAAGAGGAGCGCGAAGGCCTCGACATCACGGCCCACGGCGAGACGGCCTACCACCACTGAGGCCCTCCGGACCGCTCCCGCGTCCGGTCCTGCGACGGGCGCCCCTTCGGGGGCGCCCGTTCTCATTCCGGCCATTGTCGTTGTCATGCTCATTGATCCGGGGTGCTGTCTGTAACCAAGGTTCCAAAGCCCCGCCCGCGGCCTCAAATACACTCTATGTCGAAATGGTTATTTACACAGCTCATGACGATGGAGTTATCCCGATGATCCGCCGCATCTCCCGCACGGCCGCCGCCGTGCTCCTCACCCTGTCAGCCGCCACCTCAGGGGCAGTCGACAACCCCGCCAGCCTCGCCGGCGCGACGCTGGTGTCGCCCGAGCAGGCACGCGAACTGCAGGGCAAGGGGGCCATCGTCGTAGACGCGCGTTCGGCCGCCGAATATGCCGAATCGCATATCAAGGGTGCGATCAACGTCCCCTACAAGGAAAAAAGCGAGAAGAAGGTCGAGTTCGACGCGGCCCAGGACAGCGTCGATCTGACGAAACTGCCCGCGGACAAGGCCTCCGCCTTCGTGACCTACTGCAATGGCCACGACTGCTGGAAGAGCTACAAGCTCTCCACGGTCGCGATTCGCGCCGGCCACAAGAACGTGTACTGGCTGCGCGACGGCCTGCCCGGCTGGAAGGCCAAAGGCCTGCCGGTCGAGTAAATCGCGACGCCACTGCAGGGCTGCGCCATGGCGCAGCCTTTTTTTTGTCCGAGGTTCCCCATGCGATTCGCACTTTCCCTGAGGGCCAAGCTCCATGCATTGGCCCTGCTCGCGTTCACCCTGATTGCCGCACTCGCAGCGATGCTGTTTTACGCCAATGCGGCGTCGACCGAGGCATTGCGGCGCGTGTATGAGGAAAACGTCATCCCGTTGCAGCACATCCAGTCGATCGACGACCAGCTCGGCGAGGTGCGCTTCCGCATCGCCGGCGTGATCACCGACCAGATGCCGGCCCCCGGCTCCCGCCGCCATCTGGCCGAAGTCCGTGAGGCCCTGCCCCGGCTGTGGGCAGACTACCGCGCCCGCACGCCCTTCGCTGCCGAGGGCACGGAAGAGCCCGAACTCACCGCCAGGCTCGATCGCGGCCTCGCGGCCCTGCCGTCGCTGCTGGACCGGCTGGACAAGGCGTATTCGGCGTCGAACGACAAGGAACTCCTCACGGCCATCCTCGAGGACGACTGGCCGGGCGTGATCGTCAATGTGTCGAAGCCCCTCGCCACGCTGATCGCGCTGCGCACGCAGCAGGTCGAGAAGGAGTACCAGGAAAGCGAGCGCATGGAGAGGCGCCTCAACCGCAGCGCCACCATTCTGGTCGTGCTCGCCTTCGCGCTGCTGGCGGCCTGCACGACCCTCATCATCCGCGGCATCACCGGCCCGGTGTCCGACGTGCAGCGGGCGCTGAGCCTCGTCGCGCAGGGCGATCTGACCGCAAAGGCCCGCGCGCACGGCAAGGACGAACTCGGAGACATGGCGCGTGCGATCAACCGCTCGCTGGAAATCCTGAGCGGCACCTTGATGGAGGTGCGCGGCGGCTCCGACCGCGTCGCCGACGTGTCCGGCAACGTACGCGAAAGCGCCGCCGACATCCGCTCGCGCGCGCAGCAACAGGCCGACCAGGTCATGAAGCTGACGGCGGCGATGCAGCAGCTCACGGTTTCGGTCGCGGAGATCTCGAACGGCTCGGCGCAGGTGTCCTCGGCCGCGGCACGCGCGCAGACGGCCGCCGAAGACGGCGCCAACCTGGTCCAGGAGAGCCACGCCACGAGCGAACTCGCCCAGCACGCCGCCAACCGCGCGAGCGAAGCGGTGGGTGCGCTGTCGGCGTCCATCCAGCAGATCAACGCGATCTCCACGGTGATCCGCGAAATCGCGGACCAGACCAACCTCCTCGCCCTCAATGCGGCGATCGAGGCCGCCCGCGCAGGCGAGGCGGGACGCGGCTTCGCGGTCGTGGCCGACGAGGTGCGCAAGCTCGCCGAGCGTACCGGGCAGAGCACGGCCGAGATCGCCAACATCGTGCACCGGGTCGAAAGCCAGGCCGAGACGGCGGTCGCGGCGATGCGCGAGGTCGATGCGGATGTCGAGGCCGATGCGGCAACCGTCAAGCGTCTCGAGGGCGCCTTCGCGCAGATCCTCGACGCGGCGCGCGAGGTGTCGGCTCTGGCGGACGATATCGCGCATTCGACGCGCGAGCAGAAGCTCGTCGCCGAGCAGACCGCGGACGGCATGGAGACGATCTCGCAGGCCGTCGAGCACACGAGCGCTTCGATCGCGGTGATGGCCGGGGCCGCCGACGAATCGGCGCGCACCGCCGACGCACTGCGCGCGGTGGTGGGCCGCTTCCGCATGGCCTGATCGCGGCAGGCGGGGCCCCGCGCCCCGTGCCGCGGGCGCGTCAGCGGAAGACGATGGTCTTGTTGCCGTGCAGCAGCACGCGGCCCTCGAGGTGGTAGCGCAGGCCGCGCGCGAGCACGGTCTTTTCGATGTCCTTGCCGTAGCGCACCATGTCCTCGACCGAGTCCGAGTGATCGATGCGGATCACGTCCTGCTCGATGATCGGCCCCTGGTCGAGCTCCGGCGTGACGTAGTGGCAGGTCGCGCCGATCAGCTTCACACCCTTCGTCCACGCCTGATGATACGGCTTTGCGCCGACGAAGCTGGGCAGGAAGCTGTGGTGGATGTTGATGATGCGTCCCGGGTAGGCGGCGCACAGCTCGGGCGACAACACCTGCATGTAGCGCGCGAGCACGATCGTGTCGCCGCGCACCTCTTCGACGATGCGCCGTACTTCGGCGTAGGCCGAAACCTTGTTGTCCGGCGTGACCGGCACGTGATGGAAGGGGATGCCGTGCCATTCCACGAAGCCGCGAAAGGTGTCGTGGTTGGAGATCACGCACGGGATCTCGACGTCCAGCTCCTTCGACTGCCAGCGCGCGAGCAGATCGTAGAGACAGTGTTCCTGCTTCGACACCAGCACGACGACGCGCTTCTTCACCGCAGAATCGGTGATGCTCCAGTCCATTTCGAGCTCTTCAGCGATGGGGCGGAAGCGCTCGCGGAATTCGGCGAGGTGGAAGGGCAACGAGTCGGCCTTGATCTCGATGCGCATGAAGTAGCGGCCGACCGCCTCGCCCTCCTCCGGCGGCTCGGCGTGCAGCGAGGTCTCGAGGATCCAGCCGCGGTGCTCGGCGACGAAGCCCGACACGCGCGCGACGATGCCGACGCGGTCGGGGCAGGACGCCGACAGGGTGTAGAAGCGGTCGCGATGCATCGGATTACGCGACGCGCGCGAAGGCCTTGTCGATCTCGCGGCGCAACTCGGCGTAGCTGCGCGTGACGGGGAACTGCGGGAACTCGCGGATCACGTTCTCGGGCGGGTGGAACAGGATGCCGCCATGCGCCTCGCCCAGCATCGCCGTGTCGTTGTACGAATCGCCCGCGGCCACGACGGTGAGATTGAGCTCCTTGAAGCGCTTGACGGCCTCGCGCTTCTGGTCGGGCATGCGCAGGTGATAGTTCACCAGCACGCCGTTGTCGTCGGCCTCGAGGCGGTGGCACAACAGGGTCGGCCAGCCGAGCTGCTTCATCAGCGGCTTGGCGAATTCCTGGAAGGTGTCGGAGAGGATCACGACCTGGTAGCTCTCGCGCAGGTCGTCGAGAAAGTCGCGCGCACCGGCCATCGGACCCATGCTCGCGATCACGTCCTGGATGTCGGGCAGGCCCAGCCTGCGCTCGGCAAGAATGTTGAGCCGGTACTTCATCAGGGTGTCGTAGTTCGGCTCGTCGCGCGTCGTGCGGCGCAGCTCCGGGATGCCGGTACGCTCGGCGAATTCGATCCAGATTTCGGGGACCAGCACACCTTCGAGGTCGAGACAGACGATCTGCACGGCAAGCTTCCTGTTATCGGCGGATAAATGAACCCCGGATTCTAACAGTCGCCGGCCACCGTGCCGCCGCACCCGGAAGCGGCAAGGTTCAAAAAATTTAATCTCCCGGGAACCTATTAGAAGGCCAGCGGTCTGGGTGATATGGCCCTATAATGGCAGGGCTAAATGCGTAACCCTTGGCCCCGATGGAGGCCATTTGGCGGGACGGCTCCGGTCGTCCCGTTTTTCTTTTCCGCTCAGCCGCCCAACAGGTTGCGCACGTGCAGGCCCTGCTGCGCGAAATGCGCGCGCAGCTCGTCCTGATGCTCGAAGTCGCGCGTCTCCATCTGCAGGATCACCTCGGTCATGCCCACCGGCACGTGCAGTTCGCCGCGCCGGTGTTCGACGTGGCGCACGTTCATGCCGAGGTCGGCGACCGTCTTGAGCACCGCGAGCAGCTGGCCCGGCGCATCCGAGATCGTCACCGCGACGCACATCAGCCGCCCGCTCGACGCCAGGCCATAGTCGATGGAGCGCCCGACCAGCGTCATGTCCACGTTGCCGCCCGAGATCACCACCACCGCGCGGTCGTCCGGGCGCAGCGCGATCTTGCGCTGCATCAACGCGGCGAGCCCGACCACCCCCGCGCCCTCGCCTATCGTGCGCGTGCGTTCCAGCAGCGTGACGATAGCCTCGGCAATGGCGTTGTCGTCGACGGTCACGATCTCGTCGACGTAGCGCGCGATGACCTGGCGCGTGAGCATGCCGGGGCGCTTGACCTTGATGCCGTCGGCGATCGTGTGCGCGCCGGGCGGCACCTCTTCCAGCGCCCCGTCGCGCAGGTAGCTGCGCCAGGGGGCGACCGCCTCGGTCTGCACGCCGATCACGCGGATCGCGGGGTTTTGCAGCTTGAGCGCGAGCGCAATGCCGGAGATCAGCCCGCCGCCGCCCAACGGCACGATCGCGACCGTCATGTCCGGGGCGTCCTCCAGCATCTCCAGCCCGCAACTCGCCTGCCCGGCGATCACGTCCCAGTCGTCGTAGGGATGGAGGAAGGCGAGGCCTTCGTCCTTGGCGAGCTTCGTCGCCTCGTCGGTCGCGGCTTCCAGCGTCTCGCCGACCAGGCGCACGTCCGCGCCGAGCTTGCGGCAGGACTGGATCTTCGTCAGCGGCGCGTTCACCGGCATGAACACGACGGCGCGCAGCCCGCACTGGGCCGCGGCGCGCGCAACCCCCTGGGCGTGGTTGCCGGCGGAGGCGGCGACGACGCCGGTGGGCGGATTCGCGCACGCGAGCAAGCAGTCGATCTTGTGCGTGGCACCGCGCAGCTTGAACGAACCGGTGCGCTGCAGGTTTTCCAGCTTGAGACGCAGCGGCACGCCCAGCTCTTCGGACAGCGGTTCGTTCTGCCACTGCACGGTGCGCAGGATGGCGTCGCGGATGCGTTCGCGGGCGAGGTGCAGGGCCGGCAGATCGAGCGGCAGGGCAGCAGGCATGCGGAATCCTCGGAACAAGGGGTGTGTGGGGGCACGATGGGCTCCCATGCGTCACTTTAGCCGCAAAAAGCCCGCCTTCGGGAGCTGGCTGCGGACGAGGCGGCGCGCAGCCGCTGTCGCGCAGCGTCGCCCATATGCGGTATAAATCGGAGCATTTTCACAAACAAGGCTCAGCGCCGCATCGCACCTCGCCGATGATCAAACTTATACGCATCGACCAGCTTGCGCGGGGCATGTTCATCCACGACCTGAACTGCGACTGGATCGACCACGACTTCGTGCTCAGCCGCTTCCTCGTCAAGGACGCGGAGACGCTCGCGCGCGTGCGGGCGATCGGCGTGCGCGAGATCTACATCGACACGGCGCGCGGCGGTGACGTGCCGGATGCACCGAGCGCCGCCGAGGCGGCGCGCGAAGTCGACGCCACGCTCGACCGCATCGCGACGACGCGACCGAGCGAGGAGTTGGCGATCTCGCCCGAGGCCGAGCGCTACCGGGCACGACGGCTGCATGGCGAGGCACGCCGCATCGTGCGCAACATGATGGATGACATCCGCCTCGGCAAGCACATCGAACTCGAACAGATCGAACCGCTGGTCGAGAACATCGTCGCGTCGATCTTCCGCAAGTCCGACGCGCTGCTACCGCTGCTGCACCTGAAGGACCACGACGACTACACCTTCATGCATTCGGTGTCGGTGTGCGCACTGATGACGAGTTTCGCGCGCACGCTGGAACTGCCGCGCGAGGTGATCCGAGAGATCTCAATCGGGGCTTTGCTACACGACGTCGGCAAGGCCAGGGTGCCCGAACAGCTCCTCAACAAGCCGGGCAAGCTCACCGACGCCGAATTCGACGCGATGAAGTCCCATGTCGTGCAAAGCAAGCTCATCCTGCAGAACACGCCGGGCATCAGCGAGGTCGCGCTCGACGTTGCGGCGCAGCATCACGAGCGCTTCGACGGCACGGGCTACCCGAACCGCCTTGCGGGCGACGGCATCAGCCTGTACGGGCAGATGGCGGCGATCGTCGACGTGTATGACGCGATCACCTC
This genomic interval carries:
- the glnK gene encoding P-II family nitrogen regulator; the protein is MKFVTAIIKPFKLDEVREALSAIGVQGITVTEVKGFGRQKGHTELYRGAEYVVDFLPKVKIEAAIATELLEQVIEAIEKSAATGKIGDGKIFVFDLEQAIRIRTGETGADAL
- a CDS encoding ammonium transporter, whose amino-acid sequence is MKKLFAVLLAVCALGFAGLAGAEDAPAAAEAVTAIADAAAPEAAAAPAPTVNKGDTAWMLTSTALVAFMVIPGLALFYGGLVRSKNMLSVLMQVFVIFSLMIVLWFVYGYSLAFTEGNAFIGGLSKAFLSGVTVDSMAATFSKGVAIPEFAYIIFQATFAAITPALIVGAFAERMKFSAVLLFMVLWFTFSYLPMAHMVWYWAGPDAYTDAAAGDAAAATAGFLFQKGALDFAGGTVVHINAAIAGLVGAFMIGKRIGYGRESMAPHSLTLTMVGASMLWIGWFGFNAGSNLEANGLAALAFLNTMVATGMAAMSWMVAEWLMKGKPSLLGAASGAVSGLVAITPACGWVGPMGALVIGLLAGVICLWGVNGLKRMLGADDALDVFGVHGVGGILGAILTGVFANPELGGVGVYDYVANAAAPFSTSAQVTSQVWGVVVAIVWSGVVSVVAYKIVDVLIGLRVPEEEEREGLDITAHGETAYHH
- a CDS encoding methyl-accepting chemotaxis protein; the encoded protein is MRFALSLRAKLHALALLAFTLIAALAAMLFYANAASTEALRRVYEENVIPLQHIQSIDDQLGEVRFRIAGVITDQMPAPGSRRHLAEVREALPRLWADYRARTPFAAEGTEEPELTARLDRGLAALPSLLDRLDKAYSASNDKELLTAILEDDWPGVIVNVSKPLATLIALRTQQVEKEYQESERMERRLNRSATILVVLAFALLAACTTLIIRGITGPVSDVQRALSLVAQGDLTAKARAHGKDELGDMARAINRSLEILSGTLMEVRGGSDRVADVSGNVRESAADIRSRAQQQADQVMKLTAAMQQLTVSVAEISNGSAQVSSAAARAQTAAEDGANLVQESHATSELAQHAANRASEAVGALSASIQQINAISTVIREIADQTNLLALNAAIEAARAGEAGRGFAVVADEVRKLAERTGQSTAEIANIVHRVESQAETAVAAMREVDADVEADAATVKRLEGAFAQILDAAREVSALADDIAHSTREQKLVAEQTADGMETISQAVEHTSASIAVMAGAADESARTADALRAVVGRFRMA
- a CDS encoding TorF family putative porin, whose amino-acid sequence is MHKRIIALAVAAALPLISPVAAAGDSPIAANVALVSDYAYRGISQTDEKPALQGGFDYAHSSGLYVGVWGSNVSWLSDLERGTGENSGNSLELDVYGGYKGTIGDIGYDVGLLQYVYPGEFDSGWRNTIGLKNPNTLEGYLGLSWQFLSFKYSNSFTKLFGAPDSKGSQYFDLTAAYEVIPGTTLNAHVGHQMIAGPAESYSDWKVGVSQSVAGVTLGLHYVDTNMKDKRDFDADGRYVVSLSKTF
- the thrH gene encoding bifunctional phosphoserine phosphatase/homoserine phosphotransferase ThrH, with amino-acid sequence MQIVCLDLEGVLVPEIWIEFAERTGIPELRRTTRDEPNYDTLMKYRLNILAERRLGLPDIQDVIASMGPMAGARDFLDDLRESYQVVILSDTFQEFAKPLMKQLGWPTLLCHRLEADDNGVLVNYHLRMPDQKREAVKRFKELNLTVVAAGDSYNDTAMLGEAHGGILFHPPENVIREFPQFPVTRSYAELRREIDKAFARVA
- the ilvA gene encoding threonine ammonia-lyase produces the protein MPAALPLDLPALHLARERIRDAILRTVQWQNEPLSEELGVPLRLKLENLQRTGSFKLRGATHKIDCLLACANPPTGVVAASAGNHAQGVARAAAQCGLRAVVFMPVNAPLTKIQSCRKLGADVRLVGETLEAATDEATKLAKDEGLAFLHPYDDWDVIAGQASCGLEMLEDAPDMTVAIVPLGGGGLISGIALALKLQNPAIRVIGVQTEAVAPWRSYLRDGALEEVPPGAHTIADGIKVKRPGMLTRQVIARYVDEIVTVDDNAIAEAIVTLLERTRTIGEGAGVVGLAALMQRKIALRPDDRAVVVISGGNVDMTLVGRSIDYGLASSGRLMCVAVTISDAPGQLLAVLKTVADLGMNVRHVEHRRGELHVPVGMTEVILQMETRDFEHQDELRAHFAQQGLHVRNLLGG
- the purU gene encoding formyltetrahydrofolate deformylase produces the protein MHRDRFYTLSASCPDRVGIVARVSGFVAEHRGWILETSLHAEPPEEGEAVGRYFMRIEIKADSLPFHLAEFRERFRPIAEELEMDWSITDSAVKKRVVVLVSKQEHCLYDLLARWQSKELDVEIPCVISNHDTFRGFVEWHGIPFHHVPVTPDNKVSAYAEVRRIVEEVRGDTIVLARYMQVLSPELCAAYPGRIINIHHSFLPSFVGAKPYHQAWTKGVKLIGATCHYVTPELDQGPIIEQDVIRIDHSDSVEDMVRYGKDIEKTVLARGLRYHLEGRVLLHGNKTIVFR
- a CDS encoding rhodanese-like domain-containing protein, with the protein product MIRRISRTAAAVLLTLSAATSGAVDNPASLAGATLVSPEQARELQGKGAIVVDARSAAEYAESHIKGAINVPYKEKSEKKVEFDAAQDSVDLTKLPADKASAFVTYCNGHDCWKSYKLSTVAIRAGHKNVYWLRDGLPGWKAKGLPVE
- a CDS encoding HD-GYP domain-containing protein, whose product is MIKLIRIDQLARGMFIHDLNCDWIDHDFVLSRFLVKDAETLARVRAIGVREIYIDTARGGDVPDAPSAAEAAREVDATLDRIATTRPSEELAISPEAERYRARRLHGEARRIVRNMMDDIRLGKHIELEQIEPLVENIVASIFRKSDALLPLLHLKDHDDYTFMHSVSVCALMTSFARTLELPREVIREISIGALLHDVGKARVPEQLLNKPGKLTDAEFDAMKSHVVQSKLILQNTPGISEVALDVAAQHHERFDGTGYPNRLAGDGISLYGQMAAIVDVYDAITSNRVYHQGMPPTLALRKLLEWSKFHFAPKLVHAFIRSIGIYPTGSLVSLESKALAVVQEQNPNNLLKPRVLVIFDVKQRCYTTPRKLDLADSWDTIVEHEDFAQWNIDPARWLPATA